A genomic stretch from Antarcticibacterium flavum includes:
- a CDS encoding PAS domain S-box protein encodes MEQGNDHMDLSALSARAQRLLQWDPATITPAILKSEVTNLLREIEQCRERLEQKQQKFNELKEEEKKMAAWRYDELYEFSPTAFFTLTETGVILDLNLTAALLLGREKQEFKKADLFDYITEDTKDYFSKFLKEIFLLKDIGTCYVSILTSSSETIYTQLTGVTTRYDKTCLIGMADVTQITKAREMFEDLSLIAIHTDELAMITDATGNIEYVNPAFENLTEYSLEEVMGKNPGKFLQGPETNPQHVQAFRDGMKKQVPFSQEILNYTKSGEKFWLSISINPIFDPSGNLEKFIAIEKNITGRKELEELREFERQDKETLINSTSDPIWSVKNDYTLVAANKAFLERMKKITGIRFKKGDNILSPAVFNNEVIEYWKKNYSRALQGEQFLLDTQEQKIKGGEKEYFETTFNPIFVNNKVEGVACFARNITEAKRNKEAIIDSNRKLQTAQEIAKLGYWEYNLEKQKLFWSPEVYRIWDMQDDDIEITMSQYIAAIHPSNRPGLDKFHTAAKQGKKHLDAQYRILLRNGKVRWIRETGILIKKYGNGDGFYEGTIQDITSQKEYENNILNINEKLRRLTSHLQNVQEQERINISREIHDELGQQLTGIKLDASWLKGHINIECPEMEDRMNRLIDNIDTTIENVRRIATTLRPGVLDDLGLEAAVEWLCSQFQEQTGIKCELKTSTSSPAYSDAINTAVYRIFQEALTNVARHAQATEVKTILKEEDNNLELLVIDNGKGISNVNGKNQGSLGITGMKERAWILDGKFSIKRRKEGGTIMSLTIPLKNLPNN; translated from the coding sequence ATGGAGCAGGGAAATGATCATATGGACCTATCTGCATTAAGTGCCAGAGCTCAGAGATTGCTGCAATGGGATCCCGCTACCATTACCCCTGCTATCTTAAAAAGTGAGGTGACTAATCTTCTCCGCGAAATTGAACAATGCCGGGAAAGGCTGGAACAAAAACAACAAAAGTTTAACGAGCTTAAAGAAGAGGAAAAAAAGATGGCTGCGTGGAGGTATGATGAGCTTTATGAGTTTTCTCCAACCGCTTTCTTCACCCTTACAGAAACAGGTGTGATCCTGGATCTCAACCTTACTGCTGCACTGCTATTGGGAAGGGAGAAACAGGAGTTTAAGAAAGCTGATCTCTTTGACTATATAACAGAAGATACCAAAGATTATTTCAGTAAATTCCTTAAAGAGATCTTTTTGCTAAAGGACATAGGAACCTGTTATGTGAGTATTCTCACTTCTTCCAGCGAAACTATTTACACCCAACTCACTGGGGTGACCACGCGATATGATAAAACCTGTTTGATAGGCATGGCAGATGTTACACAAATTACAAAAGCAAGGGAGATGTTTGAGGACCTGTCCCTCATCGCCATCCATACAGATGAGCTTGCAATGATCACAGATGCTACAGGGAATATCGAGTATGTAAACCCGGCCTTTGAAAACCTTACCGAATATTCCCTGGAGGAAGTCATGGGGAAAAATCCAGGTAAATTTCTGCAAGGCCCTGAAACAAATCCTCAACATGTACAGGCTTTTAGGGATGGAATGAAAAAGCAGGTGCCATTTTCGCAAGAGATCCTTAATTACACAAAATCTGGCGAAAAATTCTGGTTGTCAATTTCCATCAATCCCATTTTTGACCCTTCAGGAAATCTTGAAAAGTTCATTGCGATAGAGAAAAATATCACGGGACGTAAAGAGCTGGAGGAACTACGGGAATTTGAAAGGCAGGATAAAGAAACGTTGATAAACAGTACAAGTGATCCTATATGGAGTGTGAAGAACGACTATACCCTTGTAGCGGCGAACAAGGCTTTTTTGGAAAGGATGAAAAAGATCACAGGGATAAGGTTTAAGAAAGGAGATAATATTTTATCTCCCGCCGTATTTAACAATGAGGTGATAGAATACTGGAAGAAAAATTACAGCAGGGCCCTGCAGGGGGAACAATTTTTACTGGATACCCAGGAGCAAAAGATAAAAGGAGGGGAAAAGGAATATTTTGAGACTACTTTCAATCCCATCTTTGTAAACAATAAAGTGGAAGGGGTGGCCTGTTTTGCCAGGAATATCACCGAAGCAAAAAGGAATAAGGAAGCTATCATCGACTCCAACAGAAAACTGCAGACCGCGCAGGAGATCGCAAAACTTGGTTACTGGGAATACAATTTGGAAAAGCAAAAGCTTTTCTGGTCCCCGGAGGTGTACAGGATATGGGACATGCAGGATGATGATATCGAGATCACTATGAGTCAATACATTGCTGCCATACACCCATCCAACCGGCCCGGCTTAGACAAGTTCCATACAGCCGCAAAGCAGGGTAAAAAACACCTTGATGCTCAATACAGAATCCTACTAAGGAACGGAAAGGTGAGATGGATAAGGGAAACAGGTATCCTTATAAAAAAGTACGGGAACGGTGATGGATTTTACGAGGGAACCATACAGGATATAACCTCACAAAAAGAGTATGAGAACAATATCCTTAATATCAATGAGAAATTAAGGAGGCTCACTTCCCACCTGCAAAATGTGCAGGAGCAGGAAAGGATCAATATTTCCCGGGAGATACATGATGAACTGGGACAACAGTTAACCGGGATTAAACTGGATGCCAGTTGGTTGAAAGGTCATATCAACATTGAATGCCCGGAGATGGAAGACCGAATGAACAGGTTAATTGATAATATAGACACCACCATTGAGAATGTAAGGCGTATAGCTACCACTCTTAGGCCCGGGGTGCTGGATGACCTTGGCCTGGAAGCAGCAGTGGAATGGTTATGCTCCCAATTCCAGGAGCAAACCGGCATTAAGTGTGAACTCAAAACCTCGACTTCCTCTCCTGCTTACAGTGACGCCATAAATACGGCGGTTTACAGGATCTTCCAGGAAGCGCTCACCAATGTAGCACGACACGCGCAGGCCACAGAGGTAAAAACGATTTTGAAGGAAGAGGACAATAACCTTGAACTTTTGGTTATAGATAACGGGAAAGGAATTAGCAATGTGAATGGGAAGAACCAGGGATCACTGGGGATAACAGGGATGAAGGAGAGAGCCTGGATACTGGACGGGAAATTTTCAATTAAGAGAAGAAAAGAAGGGGGTACAATAATGTCGCTCACTATCCCGTTGAAAAATCTACCTAATAACTAG
- a CDS encoding helix-turn-helix transcriptional regulator has translation MSSNIRIKKKCQLCNSEFIAKTTVTKFCGDTCAKIAYKARKRAEKIQKVSKPQKVKADPKEKVQDLQLKEFLSVKEAAVLLGCSVKTIYRLIENEQLKAVNLGQRLTRIKRTEVDYIFNQQN, from the coding sequence ATGAGCTCTAATATTAGAATCAAGAAAAAGTGCCAGCTCTGCAACAGCGAATTCATCGCGAAAACTACTGTCACAAAATTTTGTGGAGACACCTGTGCTAAAATTGCTTATAAGGCCAGAAAAAGAGCTGAAAAAATTCAAAAGGTTTCTAAACCACAGAAGGTAAAAGCTGATCCCAAGGAAAAGGTTCAGGATTTACAACTGAAGGAATTCCTCAGCGTAAAAGAAGCAGCCGTTTTACTCGGTTGTTCAGTAAAGACTATTTATCGTCTCATAGAAAATGAACAATTAAAAGCAGTAAATCTGGGACAGAGACTTACCCGTATCAAGAGAACTGAAGTAGATTATATTTTTAACCAACAAAACTAA
- a CDS encoding helix-turn-helix domain-containing protein, translating into MKHLNLITCEDLKKLASELYQLSKKEAEENNQEDILNAKQAAKLLDLSPATIYGKTHRNEIPFFKQGKKLLFSRAALINWLKKGENTLEDSTPTSAKSKAAEYLHQNRRF; encoded by the coding sequence ATGAAACACTTGAATTTGATCACCTGCGAGGATCTTAAAAAGCTCGCTTCAGAACTTTACCAGCTCTCCAAGAAGGAAGCTGAAGAAAACAACCAGGAGGACATCCTTAATGCGAAACAGGCTGCAAAGCTTCTGGATTTAAGTCCGGCTACTATTTACGGTAAAACCCACCGGAACGAGATTCCTTTCTTTAAACAGGGGAAAAAACTGCTCTTCTCTCGAGCTGCCTTAATTAATTGGTTAAAAAAGGGAGAAAACACTTTGGAAGATTCTACTCCTACTTCGGCAAAATCTAAAGCAGCCGAATACCTACATCAAAATCGACGATTCTAA
- a CDS encoding tyrosine-type recombinase/integrase, with amino-acid sequence MANVTLRSKPLKGGMLSLYLDYYPPVIIPKTGKLSRREFLKLKIYEFPENAKEERFNESQLEIAEEIRATRFLQLKNKEFGLVDNIVMDIKFSQYFQEVVDEYYNTGSKGNYHSWKSSLTYWKAFMGEDLTTQSLTEWHVNHYRNFLLTTKNLRTNKKKLSINTASTYYKNFIMVLKRAYKDKLLSKNLAENARYIREQETHREYLSEKELSKLWKTPIDNEKVKHMAVFSALTGLRFSDVINLKWEDVYEDSHQGYYIQFREQKTGNIKNHPISRSAVNILSEQKTKEGQIFTDIKYSQISRPLKKWLLEAGIHKKITFHNFRHSYATLQLANGTDIYTVSKLLGHKNVSTTQIYTKVMDQNKVKAANRINLDLDGL; translated from the coding sequence ATGGCAAACGTTACCTTAAGATCGAAACCTCTAAAAGGTGGGATGCTTAGTCTTTACCTTGACTACTACCCTCCTGTCATCATTCCTAAAACAGGTAAACTTTCTCGAAGAGAATTTCTAAAACTCAAGATTTATGAGTTTCCTGAAAACGCCAAGGAAGAAAGGTTTAATGAATCACAACTTGAAATAGCTGAGGAAATAAGAGCCACCCGGTTTCTGCAACTGAAGAACAAAGAATTCGGATTAGTAGATAATATTGTAATGGATATTAAATTCAGCCAGTATTTCCAAGAAGTAGTAGATGAGTACTATAACACCGGAAGCAAAGGAAATTACCATTCCTGGAAATCTTCCCTGACTTACTGGAAAGCTTTTATGGGAGAGGACCTTACTACCCAAAGCTTGACTGAATGGCATGTAAATCATTATCGAAACTTTCTCCTAACCACCAAAAATCTTAGAACCAACAAAAAAAAGTTGTCGATTAATACAGCCTCCACGTACTATAAAAATTTTATCATGGTCCTAAAGAGAGCCTATAAGGATAAGCTTTTGAGTAAAAACCTGGCTGAAAATGCCAGATATATTCGGGAACAGGAAACACACCGGGAGTACCTTTCTGAAAAGGAATTATCAAAGCTCTGGAAAACCCCTATTGATAACGAGAAAGTGAAACATATGGCCGTATTTTCAGCTTTAACTGGTCTTCGTTTTTCTGACGTAATTAATTTAAAATGGGAAGATGTATATGAGGACTCCCACCAGGGCTATTACATTCAGTTTAGGGAGCAAAAAACAGGAAACATTAAGAACCACCCTATATCCAGATCAGCCGTAAATATTCTTAGTGAGCAAAAGACGAAGGAGGGACAAATTTTTACTGATATTAAATATTCTCAAATTTCCAGACCTCTTAAAAAATGGCTCCTCGAGGCAGGTATTCACAAGAAAATTACTTTTCACAATTTTAGGCACAGTTATGCCACACTACAATTAGCAAATGGAACGGATATCTACACGGTTTCAAAGCTATTAGGCCATAAAAATGTATCCACCACACAGATATATACCAAGGTCATGGATCAAAATAAGGTAAAAGCAGCTAATAGAATAAACTTAGACTTGGATGGACTATAG
- a CDS encoding DUF6371 domain-containing protein, with protein sequence MLTKIERTLKFDNRRNFKIITPCCGKPNIDGKFVNYKGFPLIYGYCHSCGKSTTPPTLYKDNKGQEYQWNEITNSWDTDVVISPTQSFSENFSSTSNNPDQQFIPESLIWKYYEVAPENNLLQYLRKSYSHEDVNRVKEDYALGSTKDGGTVFWLINEGLQVQKNKICYYQEDGKRTNRFKAPYKNNDGYYSCLFGAHLLKPIKKGTDLVILVESEKTAVVGAIFLPKFTWLAFGGLNGLTAAKSACLIGHKVLLVPDISEKAVSVAYDKVTYLSSIGVNAKIWDMTEGKGDDELEALNLYNMDLEDFFRVII encoded by the coding sequence ATGCTTACCAAAATTGAAAGAACATTAAAATTCGACAATAGGAGGAATTTCAAGATTATTACCCCTTGCTGTGGCAAGCCGAATATAGATGGAAAATTTGTAAATTATAAAGGTTTCCCACTGATCTATGGTTACTGTCATTCTTGCGGAAAATCCACTACCCCACCCACTCTGTATAAGGATAACAAAGGGCAAGAGTACCAATGGAATGAAATTACCAACTCCTGGGACACGGATGTGGTGATCTCCCCTACTCAAAGCTTTTCAGAAAATTTTAGCTCTACAAGCAATAATCCAGATCAGCAATTTATACCCGAATCGCTGATCTGGAAATATTACGAGGTAGCACCGGAAAATAATCTGTTGCAGTATCTAAGGAAGAGTTATTCCCATGAAGACGTAAATCGTGTAAAAGAAGATTATGCCCTCGGCTCAACAAAAGACGGAGGTACTGTTTTCTGGCTAATCAATGAAGGTCTCCAGGTGCAGAAAAATAAGATTTGTTATTATCAAGAAGACGGGAAGAGAACCAATCGGTTTAAAGCACCGTACAAAAATAATGATGGTTACTATTCTTGCTTATTTGGGGCTCATCTTCTTAAGCCAATTAAAAAAGGAACAGATCTCGTGATCCTGGTGGAAAGTGAGAAAACAGCTGTTGTAGGAGCCATTTTCCTGCCAAAATTTACCTGGCTGGCATTTGGAGGTTTGAATGGCCTTACAGCGGCTAAATCAGCTTGTTTAATAGGTCACAAGGTCTTGTTGGTACCAGACATTAGTGAAAAAGCTGTATCTGTAGCCTATGACAAGGTTACGTATCTTAGTTCAATAGGTGTAAACGCCAAAATTTGGGATATGACAGAAGGCAAAGGAGATGACGAATTAGAAGCACTTAATCTGTATAATATGGATTTAGAAGACTTTTTTCGTGTTATCATATAA
- the mnmE gene encoding tRNA uridine-5-carboxymethylaminomethyl(34) synthesis GTPase MnmE yields the protein MRINDNIVALATPAGAGAIAVIRVSGPEAVDIVSGLFEAKSKKTLKEQPSHTIHLGNIMDGERVIDEALVSVFHGPRSYTGENTIEISCHGSPYIQQEIIQLLIRKGCRSAEAGEFTLRAFLNGKMDLSQAEAVADLISSENAASHQMAMQQMRGGFSNEIQRLRQELLNFASLIELELDFAEEDVEFVNRDEFRDLVGRIQKVLARLIDSFAVGNVLKNGIPVAIVGEPNVGKSTLLNALLNEERAIVSEIAGTTRDTIEDEISIGGVGFRFIDTAGIRETEDVVESIGIKRTFEKISQAQVVLYLSPLTPKGGINESVISEIEKIKNRFPQKPLIIVVNKIDLLTEAQISELQKNFNAIEGTQLLMISAKTGEGVEELQQKLLKFVNTGELRNNNTIVTNSRHYNSLLKALEEINKVQEGLNQNLSGDLLAIDIREALYHFGMITGEVTNDELLGNIFANFCIGK from the coding sequence ATGAGAATAAATGACAACATAGTTGCCCTGGCAACCCCTGCAGGGGCGGGGGCAATTGCTGTGATAAGGGTTTCAGGTCCGGAGGCGGTGGATATTGTTTCAGGCTTGTTTGAGGCTAAAAGCAAGAAAACCCTGAAGGAGCAGCCTTCGCATACCATTCACCTGGGGAATATAATGGATGGGGAGCGCGTTATTGATGAGGCGCTGGTTTCAGTGTTTCATGGTCCGCGGTCATATACGGGGGAGAATACAATTGAAATATCCTGTCATGGGAGTCCGTACATTCAGCAAGAGATCATTCAGTTGCTTATCCGCAAAGGATGTCGCAGTGCCGAAGCCGGGGAATTCACCCTTCGGGCATTTCTTAACGGAAAGATGGACCTGAGCCAGGCAGAAGCGGTTGCCGACCTAATTTCTTCTGAAAATGCCGCGTCTCACCAAATGGCGATGCAGCAAATGCGCGGCGGCTTCTCCAACGAGATCCAGCGCCTACGACAGGAACTGCTGAATTTCGCTTCCCTCATCGAACTCGAGCTCGATTTTGCCGAAGAAGATGTGGAGTTTGTCAACCGCGATGAATTCCGGGATCTGGTAGGCAGGATACAAAAGGTCCTTGCCCGGCTCATCGATTCCTTTGCGGTAGGTAACGTTCTCAAAAACGGAATTCCCGTTGCCATTGTAGGTGAACCTAACGTTGGGAAATCCACTTTGCTCAATGCCCTTCTCAATGAAGAGAGGGCAATAGTTTCAGAAATAGCAGGTACCACCCGTGACACCATTGAAGACGAGATCTCCATTGGTGGCGTTGGGTTTCGCTTCATTGACACCGCCGGCATAAGGGAAACCGAAGATGTAGTGGAAAGCATCGGGATCAAGCGGACCTTTGAAAAGATAAGTCAGGCGCAGGTAGTGCTCTATCTAAGCCCCCTAACCCCCAAAGGGGGAATCAATGAATCGGTTATAAGTGAAATTGAAAAGATTAAAAACCGCTTTCCCCAAAAACCATTGATCATTGTAGTTAATAAAATAGACTTACTTACCGAAGCTCAAATTTCAGAACTTCAGAAAAATTTTAATGCTATCGAAGGAACTCAATTGCTAATGATCTCTGCCAAAACCGGCGAGGGAGTTGAGGAGCTTCAGCAAAAATTACTGAAATTCGTGAACACCGGCGAGCTGCGAAATAACAATACCATCGTCACCAACTCAAGGCACTACAACTCTCTCTTAAAGGCTCTGGAAGAGATCAACAAGGTGCAGGAAGGGTTAAACCAAAACCTCTCAGGAGACCTGCTCGCCATCGACATACGCGAGGCCCTCTATCATTTCGGGATGATCACCGGGGAAGTCACGAATGATGAGTTGCTTGGGAATATTTTTGCTAATTTTTGTATTGGCAAATAG
- a CDS encoding DUF3987 domain-containing protein, which yields MEVDNLKDIEEAILEHSSSLEDKAVRQLHQVVNKLPPYIGRLINEAFEHKRIPKEYLLTSILFAFSNTAGLAIRLDAMGYSNYGNIYATIIGSRGDVKSPAMDLATEPLKKYDDVEYQEFRERSLQQGPEEPKGRKQLFIQDATIEAAYFKHFHNPFSLGILMDELYHLIEKMGNPSSKDGPGWRTLLLQGNTNKFVDIVRKTTESFRLTRSYPVLMGSIQQEFIPKIFAGGNLESGLTDRLLFTPKLTHNLKLSSFPIGQDCLKRYSDNLLRMMEYRKSVEDSETKDPIVLTCTPEAESKLFEYTQSLIYLQEKSEEIEKGYLAKAQINIHKLLILTQLIKESATSEFNLKIGLETVEEAIMIMDFYFTNFQIIVGKLEGNLPDIDPNEVVKLGRRNNATQEQIAAVLGVNKSTVSRKIARMKI from the coding sequence ATGGAAGTAGATAATCTAAAGGATATTGAGGAGGCAATATTAGAACACAGCTCCAGCTTGGAAGATAAGGCTGTTAGACAGCTTCATCAAGTTGTGAATAAACTGCCTCCTTACATCGGTAGACTAATTAATGAAGCTTTTGAGCATAAGAGAATACCCAAGGAATACCTACTAACGTCCATACTTTTTGCTTTTAGTAATACGGCAGGTTTAGCAATCCGGCTGGATGCCATGGGTTATTCGAACTATGGCAATATCTATGCGACTATTATAGGTAGCAGGGGAGACGTAAAATCCCCTGCTATGGATTTGGCCACTGAACCATTGAAGAAGTATGATGACGTGGAGTATCAGGAATTTCGAGAGAGATCATTGCAGCAGGGACCTGAAGAGCCAAAAGGGAGGAAACAATTATTTATTCAGGACGCCACAATCGAAGCAGCTTATTTTAAGCATTTTCATAATCCTTTTTCCCTGGGAATTTTAATGGATGAACTGTATCACCTTATTGAAAAAATGGGCAATCCTTCCAGCAAAGATGGCCCGGGCTGGCGTACACTACTGTTGCAGGGAAATACCAACAAATTTGTTGACATAGTGAGAAAAACAACAGAAAGTTTTCGCTTGACAAGGTCCTACCCGGTGCTGATGGGCTCCATACAGCAAGAATTTATCCCGAAAATTTTTGCAGGAGGTAATTTGGAAAGCGGTTTGACAGATCGCCTTTTATTCACGCCTAAATTAACGCACAATTTAAAGCTTTCAAGCTTTCCTATAGGTCAAGACTGTCTAAAGCGGTATTCAGATAACCTGCTAAGAATGATGGAGTATAGAAAGTCGGTTGAGGATTCTGAGACAAAAGATCCTATTGTACTTACCTGCACTCCAGAAGCAGAAAGTAAATTATTTGAATACACCCAAAGCTTAATTTATCTGCAGGAAAAATCAGAAGAAATAGAGAAAGGATATTTAGCAAAAGCTCAAATAAACATTCACAAGCTATTAATCCTAACACAACTTATAAAAGAATCAGCTACTTCAGAATTTAATCTGAAAATTGGGCTGGAAACTGTAGAGGAAGCAATAATGATTATGGATTTTTACTTTACCAATTTCCAGATCATAGTTGGGAAACTCGAAGGAAATTTACCTGATATAGATCCGAATGAAGTTGTAAAGCTGGGTAGAAGAAACAATGCTACCCAGGAACAAATTGCTGCTGTACTCGGAGTCAATAAATCTACAGTCTCCAGGAAAATTGCCAGAATGAAAATATAA
- a CDS encoding DUF4870 domain-containing protein: MREDKQLLVITHLSQLLDLITGIGGFIVPLIIWLTQKDKVYGMDEHGKMILNFQISMFIYSIVSIPLIFLFGLGIFLLIAIGILVLVFPILNAIRVSNVERPEYPLSIQFLK; the protein is encoded by the coding sequence ATGAGAGAAGACAAGCAACTACTGGTAATTACACATTTGAGTCAGCTACTGGACCTAATAACCGGGATTGGGGGCTTTATTGTACCCTTAATTATATGGTTAACGCAAAAAGACAAGGTCTATGGGATGGATGAGCACGGGAAAATGATCCTCAATTTCCAGATAAGCATGTTTATCTACAGCATCGTGAGTATCCCGCTAATATTCCTGTTTGGCCTGGGAATATTTTTACTTATTGCCATTGGGATCCTTGTACTTGTTTTTCCAATTCTTAATGCAATAAGGGTAAGTAATGTAGAGCGGCCTGAATATCCACTGAGCATTCAATTCCTTAAATAG